One Cervus canadensis isolate Bull #8, Minnesota chromosome 12, ASM1932006v1, whole genome shotgun sequence DNA window includes the following coding sequences:
- the LOC122451261 gene encoding protein LRATD2-like translates to MGNQVEKLTHLSYKEVPTADPTGVDREDGPRIGVSYIFSNDDEDMEPQPPPQGPNGGGVGLPDGGDGPSLPRPQPYDPRLHEVECSVFYRDECIYQKSFSPGSAALSTYTPENLLNKCRPGDLVEFVSQAQYPHWAVYVGNFQVVHLHRLEVSNSFLTDASQGRRGSRGERSVPLQAAESQRRGAQRAGARGRQGARAELAQLVELRRLVPLRQARVQDRRRAAHRQAALPTANPALCAAQPHARVPEPGGPDHGEAAQRPDRAHRGPAGAGHAPAPRAGRGRQRRCADYAASRAPPPRAGPGGGGPRGGGALTGELREELFAAAAARARSLLSLPPPPPSGPHLGSWAIWKTESWRKA, encoded by the coding sequence ATGGGCAACCAGGTGGAGAAACTGACCCACCTAAGTTACAAAGAAGTGCCCACCGCCGACCCGACGGGCGTGGATCGGGAGGATGGGCCCCGCATCGGGGTCTCCTACATCTTCTCCAATGACGACGAGGACATGGAGCCGCAGCCGCCGCCCCAGGGGCCGAATGGCGGGGGCGTGGGTTTGCCCGACGGCGGGGACGGGCCGTCTCTGCCCCGGCCGCAGCCCTATGACCCTCGACTGCACGAGGTGGAGTGCTCCGTGTTCTACCGCGATGAATGCATCTACCAGAAAAGCTTCTCGCCGGGTTCCGCGGCGCTGAGCACCTACACCCCCGAGAACCTGCTCAACAAGTGCAGGCCTGGCGATCTGGTGGAGTTCGTGTCGCAGGCGCAGTACCCACACTGGGCCGTCTACGTGGGCAACTTCCAGGTGGTGCATTTGCACCGGCTAGAGGTGAGCAACAGCTTCCTGACGGACGCAAGTCAGGGCCGGCGCGGGTCGCGTGGTGAACGATCTGTACCGCTACAAGCCGCTGAGTCCCAGCGCCGTGGTGCGCAACGCGCTGGCGCACGTGGGCGCCAAGGAGCGCGAGCTGAGCTGGCGCAACTCGTAGAGCTTCGCCGCCTGGTGCCGCTACGGCAAGCGCGAGTTCAAGATCGGCGGCGAGCTGCGCATCGGCAAGCAGCCCTACCGACTGCAAATCCAGCTCTCTGCGCAGCGCAGCCACACGCTCGAGTTCCAGAGCCTGGAGGACCTGATCATGGAGAAGCGGCGCAACGACCAGATCGGGCGCACCGCGGTCCTGCAGGAGCTGGCCACGCACCTGCACCCCGAGCCGGACGAGGGCGACAGCGACGCTGCGCGGACTACGCCGCCTCCCGGGCGCCCCCCCCCCGCGCCGGGCCGGGAGGAGGAGGACCGAGAGGCGGTGGTGCACTGACGGGGGAGCTGAGAGAGGAGCTGTTTGCAGCAGCCGCTGCCCGTGCCCGCTCCCTCCTCTCACTCCCTCCTCCACCGCCTTCTGGGCCCCATCTGGGCTCCTGGGCCATTTGGAAAACGGAGAGTTGGCGCAAAGCGTAG